Part of the Granulicella arctica genome, ACAATGATTTAAGGGCGATGGGTTGCACTATAGATCCCAGGTAGGTGCGAATTCCAATTGCCGTTCGAAGGGCTAAAGGAGATGAGAAGCTAGTTCCCATTGTGGCGGCCGATTTCCCCGGTGTTTTGCTGAGAATCCAAAAAGGCTCTTTTTCCGAACCCCCAAACGCTACCAAGTCCGGCTTGATTAGACCCGGACTGCGTCCGGGACCGAGAGAGCTGTATGGCGCTCTTTTCCACTGCTTCTTGAGGCTATTGCTCGCGCCAACTCCGAGTACATTAACAGCGTCGGAGGGTGATTGAATTCGCCCGACACCAGATTGGACGTCACCTTCACCAGTATTGCCCGCTGCCACAGTGACGAACGTTTTTCCATCGGCAAAGAGTTGATCCAACTTGAGTGTCCATAAATGTACCTCATTGTCGTCAAACGCAACCTCAGGACCAAGGCTAAGGTTCACAAAGTCATATTGCTTTTGCGAGAGGACACCGGTGATTCGTTCAAGCACGTCATAATAGTTGCCTTCTGGATCATTTGTGTTCTCATCGAGAACCCGATAGTGATCTACGGCCGCATACGGCTGTGGAAGTGGAACCCCCTTTTGGAGTGATCCAAATAGCACCGATGAGGTCACGCCCAGCCCATGTTCTTGAGCATTAACGTCCGCATTTCCAAGCTTAGATGTGAGCTTTCGCGAAACCCATGGATCCAGGCCGGTTCCTGCTGGTACACCGCCATCAAACACTGCCACCCGGAGATCCGCATTCACGGGACCCTTTTTGGGAAGTGCGAGAGGAAACCCTCCTATGCTTAGGCTTCGCATCGGGGTCGCCGGCTGTAGTTCTCGCAAACGGGGCATCTCACGCGCAACTCGTAGAAATGAGTATTTGGCCATTTCAACATGCATGTTGCGAGGAATCCGAACCCCAAGGAAGCATAGTCCATCCACTTGAAATCGGCGGTCCAGATCAAGACGGATATCGAGGGTTCGCATGTAGGTCCGAAAACCTTCGATAACGTAGTCAGATGAACCGTGAAGGACGACTTCTAACAATGGCGCATCTTTGCCTTTACGAACCGGCTGTAAGCGAGAGACAGGCGGCGCAAGGTACACGTTTTCCAGCCGTACCAACTCCACTGCTCCGGCTCTGCTTTCTGACCACCCGCTTACTGTAGCTGCCCAAGAGCGGAACTGAGCTCTCTGGCCCGCTACGAAAATTTCCGCTGTTGGCGTGGGAGGTGGTCCAGGAATAGCCAACTTGCCCTCTAAAGATGATTGTTTACGTGCTTTTCCACCTTTGTCGGGAACAATATGCTGCGTT contains:
- a CDS encoding S8 family peptidase, producing the protein MAEIKNYLLGYGERLTERLDPPKTRPNKKDPYSFTEAKVRLAPRLSTLTEEVDALPDAACPHDEAVGVITLHPAYLAKSYFPNGLFQAVGLEPIGSRTQHIVPDKGGKARKQSSLEGKLAIPGPPPTPTAEIFVAGQRAQFRSWAATVSGWSESRAGAVELVRLENVYLAPPVSRLQPVRKGKDAPLLEVVLHGSSDYVIEGFRTYMRTLDIRLDLDRRFQVDGLCFLGVRIPRNMHVEMAKYSFLRVAREMPRLRELQPATPMRSLSIGGFPLALPKKGPVNADLRVAVFDGGVPAGTGLDPWVSRKLTSKLGNADVNAQEHGLGVTSSVLFGSLQKGVPLPQPYAAVDHYRVLDENTNDPEGNYYDVLERITGVLSQKQYDFVNLSLGPEVAFDDNEVHLWTLKLDQLFADGKTFVTVAAGNTGEGDVQSGVGRIQSPSDAVNVLGVGASNSLKKQWKRAPYSSLGPGRSPGLIKPDLVAFGGSEKEPFWILSKTPGKSAATMGTSFSSPLALRTAIGIRTYLGSIVQPIALKSLLIHHSENSGHHCHEVGWGRIPTDIEDLIVCGPGMVHVLYQGTLEPGKYLRARIPVPNSALPGKVSISATFCYATETDPQDVVTYTRAGLDIKFRPDKSKRTVQNGKTPTHADTMPFFQQKTLYSSEEELRRDAHQWETCVKRTRGFMGTSLNDPVFDIHYNARKGGALYKGAKPIPYALVVTVHAKNVTDLYDRVSQRYRTQLEALRPVIQLPVRVN